ATCAAATAATTGGGCTCCTTCTCAGACTATTTTAGCAAAATGATGCGAGTGCAACCATGGGCTGAACGTTGTCCTTTAAAGGTGTATGAATGGGTTTCCTTAGCATGCAGGGTTTACGTTTTTCTATCTCGACTTTCTCTAGCCCAGCACCTCACATTGCTGTGCATATAAACTACCAGTGAAACATTTGTGTCTTGTTGCCCCCACTACTTTAAGCAGTCTAGGATCTGTACAGACATGAGAACATAAATACCTGTATCAACTATTTACTCTGAGCTGAAtctttataagtgtgtgttgaACTTCAGTGTTTCCTctacattcatttatattttccttgTGTTTTGACTCCGCAGCGGGTCATGGCCCGGCTGCATTAAAAGTTCCTTTATGCGAAAAGAAGTGACTTTAAGTTGAGCTTTGTGTAAGCTAAAAGCTAGAGGCTCATTGGAGTACTTTGTAAGGCATCCAAGAAAGCACTTAAGGGTTCCTTggcagtaaaaacaaacagctaaTGACGATCATGGAGCCCATGGCGTTCCTCCAGGAGCCTACTCGGGTCCCCTGCCGGTTGCATTTTGAAGAATCCCCAAAGCTCTTAAAAATCAGTTGCAATACTCCATGTGTGATAATGCAATCACCCACTACGGGTATTTCATTCCAGCATCTCAATCTCCTCCTTTTCCCACTGTTGGTAAGAATTTTAGAGGAAACATTGAACTCCAATGACCTCGCCGCTATGACTGTCTTTGCAGTAAGATGAGTCTGGTTGCCAGGCCGGAAATTTCTACAAAAAAATCCCCCTCAAAAACACCACAAATGTTTTTGACCCCCTCGTTTCTCAAAGCCCTCGAGTCGCAGTGCTGATCCAGGATCTGCCAACACACCCTCTTGTGATATAGACGCCCACTGGGTTTCTGGTTGTAGAATACTGATGAATAAGTGGGATGTGAAGATGGGTTTTCTTACTCCTGAGTCATGTGACTTTACATTGTAGGTTACAGACAAAAAGATGTGAAATCAACAGCTGGAGTTTCAAACTGGAAGGAGAAAGGGGGTTTTCCCATCCCACCAcctcagagctccctgtgaaGGGTCATGGGAGGGATCAGAGAGAATTCCCTTTCAGAGGAGATTAAATTGATCCCTGATCAGCGCTGCGACTCTGGGCTAATGGTTTTTATCAGCTGAAGTGATCCACgtgatgtaaataaatgtgtttttagattGTGACTGCgatgtgtttcttttgtcttACCAACAGTAAGTTTTGAAGCCAGTGTGAAGTGTTAGTTCTTCATATAGTTGTCCTGGAGCAAGACGATCAGTCAGTTGGTAAGGCAATTATTATAACGACACTGTCATGCAAATTCATTTAAGTGAGTAATAACTCTTTAATGTACTGTTCACCTCCTTTGTAGGACTTAAGGTGGACAACCCAGAGCCAGTTTCATTCTACAAAGTCCTACAAATGTTCTGGTACCTGTGTTATAAGTAGACCCGTTAATGGGATATATGTACAGTACGTGCAGCGTGTTTTCTCCaggatataaaaagaaaatcactgcATTTTCCATCATGATTGTACCCTTACATGAATATCAAATGTCTCCTTAGAAGCACATCGTAGATTCAGGCCAGATTACTGCGGTCTTCCTCTAATTAGGGTCTGTGTCCTTACTGCGGTCTTCCTCTAGTGAGGGTCTGTGTCCTTCCTGCTGTTTCAGAGGTccgccactagatggcagcatTCAGCTGGTGAGGTGCAGACACCAGCAGGGAGTTCCTCCTGGTTTAAGGTGAAATTCAAGCTAAAATATGGTCAAATTAGAAAACTGAAGTCTTGTTTTactcaacacatttatttatttcaaaactaaTATCCATTTCATTACCAAATCTAGAGAGATgtggtttattgttttaattttcagTGAATTAGAAAATACAGCATAACATGAATAACAGTTTGAAACAGTAGACAGTTTTAATGTTGGTCCTTAGTTTGAGCTGCAGTGCTCGTTTCCATTCGATAAGAGAGTCCAAATGGATTTAGAGTCCTAGCCGAACGCCGACATGGCCCACTGCTTGACGTCAGTGGGGCATTGTGGGTATTTCTGCAGGGCCTCCATGACCTGAGTGTGGTCCAGCATGAGTCTCATCAGCTGGTACTCCCTCTGAGTCTTGGCTGTGGAGCTGTCCACCGGCCGGATcatctccagctgctgcaggtgctCGAAGGCCTGAGGTTGAGGAAGAGTGGGTGAATAACAGGCTTTAAAGAAGTCCTTTCTGTATACAAACACATTGATATTGACTGTTTCTCTAGGACTTAGAGTGTGTTTATTCTGACCTTCATGATGACAGGCTGCTCAAAGTTGTACATGGAGTTCGACTTCCTCTGCAGGAACTTCTTAAACTCTGAAGAAAGGATCATTTACATTCAGATTGTCCTTGCCAATTGAGAACAGCTCTCTTACGTTGCAGAAGTGTTTAGATGTACTAATCTATTGTCAACTCCATCAAGTGTACTTCTTTTTACAAAACCAGATGAAGGATTTATGTACCGTTGTGGACCATTTGCAGATTGAACGGCTCTCCCTCGTAGAGGTCGTTGAGGTGTTTCATGGCGATGATCAGACACAACTCCAAAATAGACAGACctgaagacagaaaaacaaaagtgtgacCCTATTGGAACGTTTACGTGTGAAAGACCGCATTTTGTGATTAGTTTTTTAACCGTGGAGCATATTGGCTTCGGCGTCGATGAAACACATCCTGCTGGCCTCCAGAAGGTCTGCAGGCTTGATGGCAGGTTTGGCTACAGACACACGACTCAGGCACAACATCTGCAAATAAAACAGGTGTAGATTGTAACGATTCAAATTAAGGGTTCACATGAAGACAAGTTAGTACGATGCAGAATGGGGTTCAGAACATACAATCACTATCTCACATGTAAAGAGTAATGTTAGTGTGTTTTACCAGCAGCATGTGGTTGGACCGGAAGTCCTTGCTGGAGTTGTAGTGCCTCTGTAAAGCCTCCTCCACTGATTTGTCTTCACACAGAGTCTGAATAACGGGAACACACAGTAGTTTTAGCACCTGATCCATACATTTTGATTCAACACGTCTGGTCCCCTGCTCCACCTTGATGCTGACGTTCCAGTGCTGAGCGAACTTGTCGTCGGGCAAGTCGCCAGGCTGCAGGCTGAGTTGTGTTTGGACCCGCTCCAGGTACTGTCTAAAGGTGGGGTTGCTCAGGACGTGGATTTGACGGTGAGAAAACCGTGACTTCACCCgcttctccagcagctccagaaCATCCTGGATGGAAATGCACCACCACAGTAGGTCTTAACTTTCAAAATCAAACCACCAGTATGATCCTGTGAGGTGAGGGGGACGAAGTGAGGCTCACCAGTCTGCAGGTAACGCCGACCACAGCGACGGGAGCCTGTGCAGACTGCGAGACGTCGAACAGGTTGTAGAGCAGCGTCTGGTTCTTGTGGTGGGCGAACAGGTCGAACTCATCCAGGACGAACAGCACCGGGCGGCTGCTGCTGCGATCCCCTGCACGGACGAAGGTGGCCTTAAGTATGCGCTTCAACATGGTGCATTATCAGTGTCGCATTTTCTTACCTTTCTTCAATGCCTCCAGCAAGAAATTCAGATTCTCTGCAAAACTTCCCTGGAATTAAACAGAAGCAGGTGTTTGGAGCAACTCATTAATGACTAAATATGGATAAAACTATCCAGATACTTACAAACACTTTGTCCCCGACGACGTTTTCCAGGTGGAGTTGCCGCGTCATTTCTTGAAGCGCTATTCTGTCGTCGGTCTGCAGGAGACCTTCAGCAAACAGGCGAGACGCGTATCAGAGACATTA
The Eleginops maclovinus isolate JMC-PN-2008 ecotype Puerto Natales chromosome 24, JC_Emac_rtc_rv5, whole genome shotgun sequence DNA segment above includes these coding regions:
- the orc4 gene encoding origin recognition complex subunit 4, whose translation is MSKRKARDAHLPVGECISQVQEILRKRLCNQQLPDRPEGVEAQHKHLLELLKRTAVHGESNSVLIVGPRGAGKTMLLKCVLRDLLMEKEAQKNLLQVHLNGLLQTDDRIALQEMTRQLHLENVVGDKVFGSFAENLNFLLEALKKGDRSSSRPVLFVLDEFDLFAHHKNQTLLYNLFDVSQSAQAPVAVVGVTCRLDVLELLEKRVKSRFSHRQIHVLSNPTFRQYLERVQTQLSLQPGDLPDDKFAQHWNVSIKTLCEDKSVEEALQRHYNSSKDFRSNHMLLMLCLSRVSVAKPAIKPADLLEASRMCFIDAEANMLHGLSILELCLIIAMKHLNDLYEGEPFNLQMVHNEFKKFLQRKSNSMYNFEQPVIMKAFEHLQQLEMIRPVDSSTAKTQREYQLMRLMLDHTQVMEALQKYPQCPTDVKQWAMSAFG